The following are encoded together in the Nocardia sp. XZ_19_385 genome:
- a CDS encoding amidohydrolase family protein has protein sequence MSYDTIIKGGRWFDGAGSPSAIRHLGLQGDRVVAVSATPLAEVGCPNVIDAEGKWVLPGMLDIHTHYDVEVLKEPELAESVRHGMTTIVLGSCSLSTVHVGPTDAGDLFGRVEAIPRPYVIGTVEETKTWTSAREYIEALERLPLGPNLAAMIGHSDIRTAVLGLDRATSKAVRPTAAEQAKMEAALTEALDAGFVGMSAQQLLFDKLDGEVARSRTLPSTYAGWRERRRLNAILRQRGRLLQGGPDIKNPPRLAAMIFASAGLFRKRLKTTLISAADLKASPLIVYLMSALARTANALNGDFRWQHLPVPFEVYADGIDLVIFEEFGSGAAALHLADQVERNALMQDEAYRRRFRKDYDSRFGIRVWHRDFFDAEIVECPDSSVLGKTFGQVGVDRGGVHPVDAFLDLVVEHGTKMRWRTTISNHRPDILNKLSVNPGVQLGFSDAGAHLRNMAFYNFGLRFLRRVHRAEQAGIPFMTLEHAVHRVTGELADWYGVDAGHLRAGDRADLVVIDPAGLDDSLDAYAESPVAMYGNLPRMVNRNDKAVSAVFVGGQYVFGDGKPAAVLGARRTGRFLRAGG, from the coding sequence GTGAGCTACGACACGATCATCAAGGGCGGCCGTTGGTTCGACGGCGCCGGTTCCCCTTCCGCCATTCGCCACCTGGGCCTGCAGGGAGATCGTGTCGTCGCGGTCTCCGCGACTCCGCTGGCGGAAGTCGGCTGCCCGAATGTCATTGACGCCGAAGGCAAATGGGTGCTGCCGGGCATGCTCGACATCCACACCCACTACGACGTCGAAGTGCTGAAGGAACCCGAACTCGCCGAATCGGTGCGGCACGGCATGACCACCATCGTGCTGGGTTCGTGCTCGCTGTCGACCGTGCACGTCGGCCCGACCGACGCCGGTGATCTGTTCGGCCGAGTCGAGGCGATCCCGCGTCCCTACGTCATCGGGACTGTCGAGGAGACCAAGACCTGGACCAGCGCGCGCGAGTACATCGAGGCGTTGGAGCGGCTGCCGCTGGGCCCGAATCTCGCTGCCATGATCGGACATTCGGATATCCGGACCGCGGTGCTGGGGCTGGATCGCGCGACCAGCAAAGCGGTCCGGCCCACCGCGGCCGAGCAGGCGAAGATGGAGGCCGCGCTCACCGAAGCCCTCGACGCCGGGTTCGTCGGAATGTCGGCCCAGCAACTGCTGTTCGACAAGCTCGACGGCGAGGTGGCGCGCTCGCGCACCCTGCCCTCGACCTACGCCGGCTGGCGGGAACGGCGGCGGCTCAACGCGATTCTGCGGCAGCGCGGCCGGTTGCTGCAGGGCGGGCCCGATATCAAGAATCCGCCCCGGCTGGCCGCGATGATCTTCGCCAGCGCGGGCCTGTTCCGCAAGCGGCTCAAGACCACCCTGATCTCGGCGGCCGACCTCAAGGCGAGCCCGCTCATCGTCTACCTCATGAGCGCCCTCGCGCGCACCGCCAACGCCCTCAACGGCGACTTCCGCTGGCAGCACCTACCGGTGCCGTTCGAGGTCTACGCCGACGGCATCGACCTGGTCATCTTCGAGGAGTTCGGTTCCGGCGCAGCCGCTTTGCACCTGGCGGATCAGGTGGAACGCAACGCGCTCATGCAGGACGAGGCCTACCGCCGGCGTTTCCGCAAGGACTACGACTCCAGGTTCGGGATCCGGGTCTGGCACCGGGACTTCTTCGATGCCGAGATCGTGGAATGCCCGGACAGCAGCGTCCTCGGCAAGACCTTCGGCCAGGTCGGGGTGGACCGCGGCGGCGTGCATCCGGTCGACGCCTTCCTCGACCTGGTGGTCGAGCACGGCACCAAGATGCGCTGGCGCACCACGATTTCCAACCATCGCCCCGACATCCTGAACAAGCTGAGCGTGAATCCCGGTGTGCAGCTGGGCTTCTCGGATGCGGGCGCGCACCTGCGGAACATGGCGTTCTACAACTTCGGGCTGCGTTTCCTGCGGCGGGTCCATCGCGCCGAACAAGCCGGAATCCCGTTCATGACACTGGAACACGCGGTGCACCGGGTGACCGGCGAACTCGCCGACTGGTACGGCGTCGACGCCGGGCACCTGCGCGCGGGCGACCGCGCCGATCTGGTCGTCATCGACCCGGCGGGCCTCGACGACTCACTCGACGCCTACGCCGAATCCCCGGTCGCCATGTACGGCAACCTGCCTCGTATGGTCAACAGGAACGACAAAGCCGTTTCGGCCGTGTTCGTCGGTGGCCAGTACGTATTCGGCGACGGGAAGCCCGCCGCGGTCCTGGGCGCCCGGCGCACCGGCCGCTTCCTGCGAGCCGGAGGGTAA
- a CDS encoding cutinase family protein — protein sequence MTRDTGRISRYGQTTLVDVTVSSGNKNVSNFREHPVQAGHDPEARKLRSSIMRRATALFAALLLAILLSISQATLPKANADPCLGEWAIGVGGLGDNTSSVFVPFVNQPVGYNSADAMSGLNELNRLFWWHRNQCPGDHIRLIGHSQGAAIVHAWVSANQYVDNANAILLSDPKRAPGPGWGGLSSTPGSGAVGYPLAGVDDWFGPFPTLTVCNRDDQICDTSAGWWGYLFGGAHSRYDFNVWNYGSWDSGVWYR from the coding sequence GTGACCCGGGACACGGGGCGAATCTCTCGTTATGGCCAAACAACTCTGGTCGATGTAACTGTTTCATCAGGAAACAAGAACGTCAGCAATTTTCGGGAACACCCTGTTCAAGCCGGGCACGACCCGGAGGCTCGAAAATTAAGAAGTTCTATTATGCGTAGAGCAACGGCGCTCTTCGCCGCATTACTGTTGGCCATCCTCCTTTCCATCTCGCAAGCGACACTGCCGAAGGCGAACGCCGATCCCTGTCTGGGGGAGTGGGCGATCGGCGTCGGCGGGCTAGGGGACAACACATCGTCGGTGTTCGTCCCCTTCGTGAATCAACCTGTCGGCTACAACTCCGCCGATGCGATGTCCGGGTTGAACGAACTCAACCGGCTGTTCTGGTGGCACCGCAACCAGTGCCCGGGCGATCACATCCGGCTGATCGGGCACAGCCAAGGTGCTGCCATCGTGCACGCCTGGGTCAGCGCGAATCAGTACGTCGACAACGCGAATGCCATTCTCCTGTCGGATCCCAAGCGTGCCCCCGGGCCCGGTTGGGGCGGTTTGTCCTCGACTCCGGGCAGCGGGGCCGTCGGCTATCCGCTGGCCGGTGTGGATGATTGGTTCGGGCCGTTCCCGACCCTGACCGTGTGCAACCGCGACGACCAGATCTGCGACACCTCCGCAGGCTGGTGGGGCTACCTCTTCGGAGGTGCGCACAGCCGCTACGATTTCAACGTATGGAATTACGGCTCTTGGGATTCCGGAGTCTGGTACCGGTAA
- a CDS encoding class I SAM-dependent methyltransferase, producing MQSACPASAGVHTNPLPDGRASYHLLAERVAGAQRFLDLGCGDGSLLALLAGQGAKQLAGVDASEGELSSAHARPELAAAALYLGTAEQLPFADNTFDAVVSHLALLQMPDVEQVIAEAARVLIPNGRFVASLAARPEPASGYDLFLSLTRPHFAATRPERPLPRFGEPCTQDGLSELLTPAGLEVVHWEQITLGTPGLPAEVWETAVEKYCDTALLAPGELDDLRAEFIARAPRISQDGRLAPGERLSIATTELTNAELTKAEEYIWL from the coding sequence ATGCAGTCCGCGTGCCCAGCCTCCGCCGGCGTCCACACGAACCCGCTCCCCGATGGCCGCGCCAGCTATCACCTGCTGGCCGAGCGCGTAGCGGGTGCGCAGCGGTTCCTCGATCTCGGCTGCGGCGACGGCTCCCTGCTCGCGCTGCTCGCAGGTCAGGGCGCGAAACAGCTTGCGGGCGTTGACGCGTCCGAGGGCGAGCTGTCCTCGGCCCACGCCCGGCCCGAACTGGCCGCTGCCGCACTGTATCTGGGTACCGCCGAGCAACTTCCATTCGCCGACAACACCTTCGACGCGGTCGTGTCACACCTGGCCTTGCTGCAGATGCCGGACGTCGAGCAGGTCATCGCGGAGGCGGCCCGCGTGCTGATCCCGAACGGCCGATTCGTGGCCTCGCTGGCCGCGCGCCCCGAACCGGCCAGCGGGTACGACCTGTTTCTATCGCTGACGCGCCCGCACTTCGCCGCCACCCGTCCCGAGCGACCCCTCCCCCGGTTCGGTGAACCCTGCACCCAGGATGGCTTGAGCGAGCTGCTGACTCCAGCCGGCCTGGAAGTGGTGCACTGGGAGCAGATCACCCTGGGCACACCCGGCTTGCCCGCAGAGGTGTGGGAGACCGCGGTCGAGAAGTACTGCGACACAGCGTTACTCGCCCCCGGGGAACTCGACGACCTCCGTGCGGAATTCATCGCCCGGGCACCCCGGATCTCCCAGGACGGCCGGCTCGCCCCCGGCGAGCGCCTGTCGATCGCGACCACCGAGCTCACCAACGCCGAGCTGACCAAAGCCGAGGAATACATCTGGCTCTGA